A window of Lacibacter sediminis contains these coding sequences:
- a CDS encoding alpha/beta hydrolase — translation MKQYVILLSAIYAIGCSENNQSTTHQQNETEMKSELTVADYATDPHLDSKTKAFLTVLNTSGGKPLEALTPLEARQVLVGAQASVKVDLSGIDESEKTITAGGHTIKLNIVRPAGVKGKLPVFIFIHGGGWVLGDYPTHKRMVRDLVLLTGYSGVFVNYTPTPDAKYPTQVNEIYAATKWVAEHGDEINVDGKNLAMVGNSVGGNMSTVTTIKAKENNGPKIKVQILMWPIVDSDFETESYQKFGKDRFLTTSLMKWMYDMYTTDSNQRKEIYASPLRATVEQLKGLPPALIQVAENDVLRYEGEAYGRKLDEAGVPVTVVRYNGTIHDFGLLNGLADLPATKSAFFQAAAEMKRYMQ, via the coding sequence ATGAAACAGTATGTAATTCTTTTGAGCGCCATATATGCAATAGGTTGCTCTGAAAATAATCAATCAACTACTCATCAACAAAACGAAACAGAAATGAAAAGTGAACTAACAGTAGCGGATTATGCTACCGATCCTCATCTTGACAGTAAAACGAAAGCGTTTTTAACTGTATTAAATACAAGTGGAGGCAAACCCCTAGAAGCTTTAACTCCCTTGGAGGCAAGGCAGGTTTTAGTTGGTGCACAGGCTTCCGTAAAAGTGGATCTTTCAGGAATTGATGAATCTGAAAAAACAATTACGGCTGGTGGGCACACAATTAAATTAAATATTGTTCGTCCTGCGGGTGTGAAAGGTAAGCTGCCTGTTTTCATTTTTATTCACGGTGGCGGATGGGTCTTGGGTGATTACCCCACACATAAACGAATGGTCCGTGACTTGGTTTTGCTGACTGGATATTCTGGTGTATTTGTAAATTATACACCAACGCCTGACGCAAAATATCCAACGCAGGTTAATGAAATTTATGCTGCTACGAAATGGGTTGCAGAGCATGGCGATGAAATTAATGTTGATGGTAAAAATCTTGCGATGGTAGGAAATAGTGTAGGTGGAAACATGAGTACTGTTACTACAATCAAAGCAAAGGAAAATAATGGTCCAAAAATAAAGGTACAAATCTTGATGTGGCCAATCGTGGATTCAGATTTTGAAACAGAATCGTATCAGAAATTTGGCAAGGACCGTTTTCTTACTACCTCTTTAATGAAGTGGATGTATGATATGTATACTACAGACTCAAATCAACGAAAGGAAATTTATGCATCGCCTCTTCGTGCAACGGTTGAACAATTAAAGGGTTTGCCTCCTGCCTTGATCCAGGTTGCAGAGAATGATGTATTACGATATGAAGGAGAAGCATACGGACGAAAACTGGATGAGGCAGGTGTTCCAGTTACGGTGGTTCGTTACAATGGAACTATACATGATTTTGGATTGCTGAATGGTCTGGCTGATTTGCCTGCGACAAAATCTGCTTTTTTTCAGGCCGCTGCAGAAATGAAACGTTACATGCAATAG
- a CDS encoding oxidoreductase encodes MKQKVWFITGASKGFGLAIAKAALANGDKVVATVRKNKEALADSLNEKDRLLVVQLDVTREHEVKAGVEKSIATFGAIDVLVNNAGYGLLAAAEEASDEEVKQQYDTNVFGLLNVTRSVLPHMRRQGSGHIINVSSLFGYSVPYPGFGIYGSTKFAVEGISEGLALEVKPWGIHVTSVAPGLFSTKFASNESYQTSRIILDSYNDTVGSARKFMKQLDGNQPGDPSKLAMVLIELTNTKNPPLHLPIGKDAVAAFRTKMASMQKEVDEWDDVSSSTDHHIMN; translated from the coding sequence ATGAAACAAAAAGTATGGTTTATCACAGGAGCTTCCAAAGGATTCGGTTTAGCAATCGCCAAGGCAGCACTTGCAAACGGAGATAAAGTAGTTGCAACAGTAAGAAAGAATAAAGAAGCACTCGCCGATAGTTTGAACGAGAAAGACAGATTATTGGTGGTGCAGTTAGATGTAACGAGGGAGCATGAAGTTAAAGCCGGTGTTGAAAAATCGATAGCCACGTTTGGTGCAATTGATGTGCTGGTTAACAATGCCGGATATGGATTACTGGCTGCAGCCGAAGAGGCTTCTGATGAAGAAGTAAAACAACAATATGACACGAATGTATTTGGACTGCTCAATGTTACACGTTCGGTTTTGCCTCACATGCGCAGACAAGGTTCCGGTCATATTATCAATGTCTCTTCTCTATTTGGTTATAGCGTTCCTTACCCCGGTTTCGGCATTTACGGTTCCACCAAGTTTGCGGTAGAAGGTATATCCGAAGGGCTTGCACTCGAAGTAAAGCCATGGGGTATTCATGTTACATCGGTTGCGCCAGGTTTGTTCAGTACAAAGTTTGCTTCCAACGAATCGTATCAGACTTCCCGGATAATCCTTGACAGTTACAATGATACCGTAGGTAGTGCAAGAAAATTCATGAAACAGTTGGATGGTAATCAGCCCGGTGATCCTTCCAAACTGGCCATGGTTTTAATTGAATTAACGAACACCAAAAATCCGCCACTTCATTTGCCAATAGGCAAAGATGCTGTAGCAGCCTTCCGAACAAAAATGGCTTCAATGCAAAAAGAAGTTGATGAATGGGATGATGTTTCGAGTAGTACAGATCATCATATCATGAATTAG